A stretch of DNA from Desulfosarcina ovata subsp. ovata:
TTCGCCAACCAGGGATATCTGATCGAACCGGCCTTCATCACAAAAATTGAAGATCGATGGGGAAATGTGCTCGAAGAAATGAACCCTTCCAGGGAAAGGGTAATCGAAAAAAGCACGGCTTACATCATCACCAGCCTGATGGAAAGCGTGGTCAAGGAAGGCACTGGAAAACGGGTCAGGGCACTTAACCGTCCTGTCGCCGGTAAAACCGGCACCACCAATGATCTGCAGGATGCCTGGTTTATGGGCTACACCCCACAGTATATTACCGGTGTTTGGGTCGGCCACGATATAAACAAAACCCTGGGCAAAGGTGAAACCGGATCAAGAACCGCCAGCCCCATCTGGCTCGGTTTCATGCAGGCGGTGCTGAAAGACAAACCGGTACGCGTCTTTCCGGTTCCCGAAGGCGTCGTTTTCGCAAAAATCGATGCTCGGACCGGCTTGTTGCCCATTCCCGAATCCCGCGACACCATCTTTGAATGTTTTAAGGAAGGCACGGAGCCAACCGAGTACACCAAACGGCCAAACAGCATTGTGGATGCGGAATCGTTCTTTAAATCCGACATGTAATGGCGACCCGGCCATGGTTTGACGGATTCATTTTACGATCCTTATATCTGAAAGTCGAACCGTATGATCAAAGTCCTGCTGGCAGACGATCACAGTATTGTTCGGGCCGGTTTGCGCCGGATTGTCGAAGAAAGTGGCGACATTGAAGTCGTGGCCGAAGCGTCGGATGGCCGCGAAGCGATTCTGGCGGTCAGAAAGGAAAAACCCGATGTGGCGGTGATTGATATATCCATGCCCGTATTGGATGGACTGGAAGTAATCACCCAACTGAAAAGCGAAAATCCGCAATTGCCGATTCTCGTTTTAACCATGCACGAAGAACATCAGTATGTGGTGCGCGCCATCGAGACCGGCGCCATGGGCTATATCACCAAACAGAGCGCACCGGAGCAACTGGTCAAAGCGATCCGCAAGGTTCATTCCGGGTCCCTTTTTCTAACTGCCGATGCCGCCGAAGCACTGGCGCTCCGGGTTGCCAAAGGAAGTCAGTCCCAAAGCCCGCTGGAAACCCTCTCTACCCGCGAACTCCAGGTGTTGCGCCGTCTGGCCATGGGTTACACCAACCGCGAAATCGCCTCGGCCTATCACATCAGCATAAAAACCGTTGATACCTATCGGTTCCGTCTTTTGAAAAAACTGAATCTGCGCAACAACGCCGACCTTTCCCGATTTGCCATTCAGAACCGCCTCATTGAAGCTTGACCCGGCCATACAGCCGGATGGCTGCCTGTCTGACCGGAAGATCCCCATCATTTAAAAGCAAACGGATCTCTTCTTTCAGCAGATGGTAATCGTCGGCTTTACAGCCCAACAGATTGTCCAACACCTGAAGACGGACCCGGGGTTCCCGGTCAGCCAGAAGCCGGCGGTAAAAATCCACAATCCTTGTCGTCAGGGGAAGCATTCCCAACCCGGTCAGGCCATCCACCCGCAACTCCATGGGAATATCGCCCATATTTTCAATATAGACGGATTCGACATCCGGAAACTTTTCTGCGAACCGCCAGAGATGGAGCAATATGCTGCGTTTCTCTTCCATTAACCCCACCTGCAGGCGCGTTGTCAGAAATTCGAAAACATATCCATCTCCCACGGATACCATTGCCGACACCACTGCGGCCTGAACATCACGGTCAAGATCGTCAAAATGATGAATCAGTGCCGAAACCGCCGGGTGGTTTCCCTCCCAACCCAGCGCCAATGCACAGGCAATTCGAATCGATGGCGCCGAATGGTCCAGCATGTTGATCAACGCAGCGTTGAGCGATAGGACATCTCTGCTCAGGGAGGCAGCCAGGCCCAGTTGAACCGCAGCGGCAGCGCGAATCTGTTCATCCGTTGCTCCTCCCACCACCAGATCGTACAATGGCCACAACACCCTGTCCTTTCCGGCATAGCCGAGCAGTGGAATGATCTTTATCAGCAGGGGCGTATCGGCATGCGGCAAGGCCTCGAGAAGGATGGCGATGCCGCTTTCCGGATCACTCAAAAAGGATTCCATATCCTCAAGATAACCTCGCACCTTATCCAAAAGGCGATGGGAACGATCAAACGGAATAAGTGTGGCCTTTTTCATTTATATTCAATTGAATGGGGTTTGTTTTGCATGAAGGCATTTCAATATGTATTTGGCTGGAAAATCCGCATGGCAGAAATAGGTTCTGCCCATCTCGGATGCATGCTGGCAGATCGTTTCTATAATCTGCGCTTTTTCGCCTTCACTGACAAAATTTCTTTCATGCTTCTGTTTAAAAACGACCGACGGACCCAGCAGATCCCTTATCTTCTGATACTTTTTTTCGTCCATAAAAAAATGGGTAAACCATTTTTTGTCCACGCAAACAACAATCTCGATCCAAATGCAAATATACCATCGATCGGCAGCAATTTTTCTGGATTGATCAATACACTGCATCGTTAATCCATTATCCAGTTGGACGGATAAGATCGGATCGGTTGACATGGCTTACTCCTTAAAACAGAGACAGTTGTTTCTGTATCGCTGGTTGTGGCCGGTTCAGGCCGGTTGCGCTGAATTCCTTATAGATGTTTTCGATATCGTTGACAAAGGGAGAGAGTTGGCGCGGTTGCATCTGGCCATTGATCAGTCGGGTCTTGGCCCGGGTCAGAAAGAGATGCCGCTTGGCCCGGGTCAGCGCCACATAGAACAGCCGGCGTTCCTCTTCCAGATCAGCGGGACGATTAACGGATTGATAGGGAATCCATCCATCTTCGCAGCCCGCAATAAAAACCACCGAAAATTCAAGCCCCTTTGACGCATGCATGGTGCTCAGGGAAACTTTTTCAACCCGATGGTCATAAGTATCCGTATCCCTGCAAAGGGCGAGCGCTGCTAAAAACCCGGCCGCATCATCCGAACGATGCGCATCGGCCGCTTCCATCATGTGCTGAAATCCCTTTTCAAATCCCGGTTCATCACCAACGGTTTCAAGTAT
This window harbors:
- a CDS encoding response regulator transcription factor, coding for MIKVLLADDHSIVRAGLRRIVEESGDIEVVAEASDGREAILAVRKEKPDVAVIDISMPVLDGLEVITQLKSENPQLPILVLTMHEEHQYVVRAIETGAMGYITKQSAPEQLVKAIRKVHSGSLFLTADAAEALALRVAKGSQSQSPLETLSTRELQVLRRLAMGYTNREIASAYHISIKTVDTYRFRLLKKLNLRNNADLSRFAIQNRLIEA
- a CDS encoding HEAT repeat domain-containing protein — protein: MSDPESGIAILLEALPHADTPLLIKIIPLLGYAGKDRVLWPLYDLVVGGATDEQIRAAAAVQLGLAASLSRDVLSLNAALINMLDHSAPSIRIACALALGWEGNHPAVSALIHHFDDLDRDVQAAVVSAMVSVGDGYVFEFLTTRLQVGLMEEKRSILLHLWRFAEKFPDVESVYIENMGDIPMELRVDGLTGLGMLPLTTRIVDFYRRLLADREPRVRLQVLDNLLGCKADDYHLLKEEIRLLLNDGDLPVRQAAIRLYGRVKLQ